GACGTGGCCGTGCGCGGGCTTGTAGAAGTCGTCGGCGCCGCAGATCTGGACCGCCTCGACGATGGCGTCCTTCGACAGCAGCATGGCGCCGAGCAGCGACTCCTCGGCCGACAGGTCGTGGGGAACGGCGCGGCCGCGGCCCCCGGGGGGCTGGATGCGCACCACGTCGCCGATCGCCTGGGCCATCAGCGCATCCAAGTGGAGGTCGGCTGTTGAACGCTAGGGGCGCTTCCTGGGGAATTCACCGGCGATTTCCCTCCCGTGCACCGACGTCGAACTTGCGTTCGTAGTGTACGAGGAGGGTGGGACAGCCCAGCTAGTGCCTCGACCTCATCCGTTCGCTTGGCTCATGATTCGGTCGAGTTGGTTCGTGCTCCGGCGGGCGAGCAAAGCTCGCGCCGCCTCCCCCTGTCGTTTCCCGGTGTCCGCACCGCAGAGGCCGCCTCCGGCGGCGAGGGCGGCCGCGGACCCCTGCGGTAGCGATGCGGCAAACGTTCTGGTCACGGCGCTAGCTGGCCACGACCTCCACGTTGAGCCGGAACTCGACGTCGGCGTGGAGCTTCACCGGTACCTCGTGGGACCCGACCGTGCGGATGGGCTCCTCGATGTGGAGCTTGCGCCGGTCGAGCTCGACGTTGGCCTGGGCGGTGACGGCCTCGGCGACGTCGGCCGCCGTGACCGAGCCGAACAGGCGGCCCTCGCGTCCCGCCTTGGCGGCGATGCGGATCACCAGCGGCACCAGCTTGCGGGCCACCGCCTCGGCCCCCTCCCGGTCCCGGGCGTCCCTGACGTCGCGCGAGCGGCGCATGGCGTCGGCCTGGGCCTGCACGCCCGGGGTGGCGACGATGGCGCGGCCCTTGGGCAGGAGGAAGTTCCGGGCGAACCCGTCGGCCACCTCGAGGATGTCCCCCTTCTTGCCGACGCCGCCCACGTCGGTCCGCAGGACGACCCGCATCTACGCCTCCCCCGCATCGACCAGCGCGCCGGCCGCCGCGTCGACAACGGGCGCCCCACCGTCGGCGTCGGCATCCGGCGTGGGCGGGCGGGGCGGCGCCGAATCGCGACCCCCGCCGGGACCGCCGGGCCCGCCACGAGCCCCGCCGCGGCCGCCGCCGCGGCCTCCGGTGCGCTCGGTGACCGTGCGCTGCGTGTAGGGGAGGAGGGCCAGCTCCCGGGCCGTCTTGATGGCGACCGCCACCTCGCGCTGGTGCTGGGTGCAGTTCCCCGTGACCCGCCGGGCCCGGATCTTGCCCCGG
The window above is part of the Acidimicrobiales bacterium genome. Proteins encoded here:
- the rplI gene encoding 50S ribosomal protein L9, which codes for MRVVLRTDVGGVGKKGDILEVADGFARNFLLPKGRAIVATPGVQAQADAMRRSRDVRDARDREGAEAVARKLVPLVIRIAAKAGREGRLFGSVTAADVAEAVTAQANVELDRRKLHIEEPIRTVGSHEVPVKLHADVEFRLNVEVVAS